Proteins encoded together in one Riemerella anatipestifer window:
- a CDS encoding exosortase F system-associated membrane protein translates to MKFKGNLVFVILGIIGLIGVRFLEETLFYDPFLIYFKMMDGAKVFPVFQWGKLVLGHLFRLILNLLFSLIIVYFLFKDKTKTMLACVLMLLVFLITFPIYLYLVYTEFDSGLLLAFYVRRFVIQPIILLLIIPMFYYMDVKNKN, encoded by the coding sequence ATGAAGTTCAAAGGTAATCTTGTATTTGTTATACTCGGTATTATTGGTTTAATAGGGGTTCGTTTTTTAGAAGAAACTCTATTTTATGATCCTTTTTTAATCTATTTCAAAATGATGGATGGAGCCAAAGTATTCCCCGTTTTTCAGTGGGGAAAACTTGTTTTAGGACATCTTTTTAGGCTGATACTTAATCTACTTTTTTCGCTAATCATTGTTTATTTTCTTTTTAAAGATAAAACAAAGACAATGTTAGCTTGTGTTTTAATGTTATTAGTTTTTTTGATTACTTTCCCTATTTATCTCTATCTAGTTTATACAGAATTCGACTCAGGATTGCTTTTAGCTTTTTATGTTCGTAGGTTTGTTATTCAACCTATAATTTTATTGCTCATCATTCCAATGTTTTATTATATGGATGTGAAGAACAAGAATTAA
- a CDS encoding NifU family protein, producing the protein MENNSIEVRVENALESIRPFLNKDGGDIELIKIEDTVVYVKLLGNCSGCPVSFSTMKLGVENTVKEKVPEITRVENVE; encoded by the coding sequence ATGGAAAATAATAGTATAGAAGTAAGAGTAGAAAATGCTTTAGAAAGTATTCGTCCTTTTCTTAATAAAGATGGTGGAGATATAGAGCTCATCAAAATAGAAGACACTGTAGTCTATGTGAAATTACTAGGTAACTGCTCTGGGTGTCCTGTAAGTTTCTCCACAATGAAGCTAGGCGTAGAAAATACAGTTAAAGAAAAAGTTCCTGAAATTACACGAGTGGAAAATGTAGAATAG
- the xrtF gene encoding exosortase family protein XrtF, translating into MFEDFKPTLKILLRFLLVYLVLLGVYQFYLNTQEGLDGLSIHIANQCTLIQNNIGYPSQAIPQPEHNTLWYYVGGEYVSRMVEGCNAVSVIILFIAFIFAFYRGFNTFIFVFAGVIFLYIINILRIVGINVVLLEYPSYGKAAHDYIFPAIIYGSVVLLWIIWIKFFVLKDEVQR; encoded by the coding sequence ATGTTTGAAGATTTTAAACCCACACTAAAAATCCTATTAAGATTTTTATTAGTTTATTTAGTCTTGCTGGGAGTTTATCAGTTTTATTTAAATACTCAAGAAGGTTTAGATGGCTTGTCAATACATATAGCCAACCAATGTACTTTGATACAGAATAACATAGGGTATCCATCACAAGCCATACCTCAACCAGAACATAATACTTTGTGGTATTATGTAGGTGGGGAGTATGTGTCTAGAATGGTGGAAGGTTGTAATGCTGTATCTGTAATAATACTTTTTATAGCATTTATTTTTGCATTTTATAGAGGTTTTAATACTTTTATTTTTGTTTTTGCAGGAGTTATATTTCTGTATATCATAAACATACTTAGGATTGTTGGAATAAATGTAGTGCTACTTGAATATCCATCTTATGGTAAAGCTGCCCATGATTATATATTCCCTGCGATTATTTACGGAAGTGTGGTTTTATTATGGATTATTTGGATTAAATTTTTTGTACTGAAAGATGAAGTTCAAAGGTAA
- a CDS encoding Mrp/NBP35 family ATP-binding protein — protein MIKKDRVLAFLKEVEVDDLVNNVQVMGNDVYIDMTAHSPAMHEKKKLEAAMKQAFASEFGEEIVLKLKIVSPEPSEAQLNQIKGKEIPGIKNIIAIASGKGGVGKSTVAANLAISLVKMGFKVGLLDADIYGPSVPTMFDTEGQKPISVEENGRNLMKPIENYGVKMLSIGYFSGANQAVVWRGPMAAKALNQMLRDAAWGELDFLLIDLPPGTGDIHLSIIQEVPVTGAVIVSTPQHIALADVKKGIAMFQMESINIPVLGLIENMAYFTPEELPDNKYYIFGKQGAQYMAEDLGIPVLGEIPLIQSIREAGDVGRPAALQDGSKIAEIYTETTQKMVESLVERNKNLPPTEAVKITTMAGCSQKN, from the coding sequence ATGATAAAAAAAGATAGAGTATTAGCTTTTTTAAAAGAGGTTGAGGTAGATGACTTGGTGAATAATGTTCAGGTTATGGGTAATGATGTTTATATTGATATGACGGCACATTCTCCAGCAATGCACGAGAAAAAAAAGCTAGAAGCAGCAATGAAACAAGCTTTTGCATCTGAGTTTGGGGAAGAGATTGTTTTAAAGTTGAAAATCGTTTCTCCTGAACCTTCGGAAGCTCAGCTTAATCAAATCAAAGGTAAGGAAATCCCAGGCATAAAAAACATCATCGCTATTGCCTCTGGAAAAGGAGGTGTAGGAAAGTCTACAGTAGCTGCTAACCTTGCAATATCTTTGGTCAAAATGGGCTTTAAAGTAGGTTTACTAGATGCAGACATCTATGGCCCATCTGTACCTACCATGTTTGATACCGAAGGGCAAAAACCTATTTCTGTTGAAGAAAACGGCAGAAACCTAATGAAGCCGATTGAAAATTATGGGGTTAAAATGTTATCCATCGGTTATTTTTCTGGAGCTAATCAAGCGGTAGTATGGAGAGGACCTATGGCTGCAAAAGCTCTCAACCAAATGCTAAGAGATGCTGCTTGGGGCGAATTAGATTTCTTATTGATAGACCTACCTCCAGGAACGGGAGATATTCATCTTTCTATCATACAAGAAGTACCTGTAACAGGAGCTGTTATTGTAAGCACCCCACAACATATTGCTCTTGCAGATGTTAAGAAAGGTATTGCAATGTTCCAAATGGAAAGTATCAATATTCCAGTTTTAGGTTTAATAGAGAATATGGCTTATTTCACACCAGAAGAATTGCCTGATAATAAGTATTATATCTTTGGTAAACAAGGAGCACAATATATGGCGGAAGATTTAGGCATACCTGTACTGGGCGAAATTCCTCTAATCCAAAGTATAAGAGAAGCTGGCGATGTAGGAAGGCCAGCAGCTTTGCAAGATGGTTCTAAAATTGCAGAAATCTATACAGAAACCACTCAGAAAATGGTAGAGAGCTTAGTGGAAAGAAATAAAAATCTACCTCCTACAGAAGCCGTTAAAATAACTACTATGGCAGGATGTTCCCAAAAAAATTAA